The Actinomycetota bacterium genome contains a region encoding:
- the purD gene encoding phosphoribosylamine--glycine ligase: protein EHALAWRLARSPSVDAVCSAPGNPGMAELGPTVPIAVHDLEGLARYASEHEVDLTVVGPEVPLVAGIVDLFSARGLRVFGPRASAARIEGSKVWCRELAERYGVPMARGRSFDAPEPAARFAAELEGPVVVKAEGLAAGKGVRICADAREARAAIDEIMRGRLFGDAGSRVVVEEYLSGRETSLFCLTDGHDVVVLEPAQDYKRALDGDGGLNTGGMGSYSPVPWLPAEVRERAVNEIVRPLLDGLAAEGAAFTGCFYAGLMVDHSGAKLIEVNCRFGDPETQVLMPRLESDLGELLTACAGGSLGDAKVSWRPDACVSVVLASGGYPGEYRTGLEVSGVQEAESMDGVAVFHAGTSLDGSRLVSSGGRVLNVSALGTDIADARSRAYAAAALIEMEGQHLRTDIALGV, encoded by the coding sequence GAGCACGCCCTGGCGTGGAGGCTGGCCCGTTCGCCTTCGGTCGACGCCGTCTGCTCGGCCCCCGGGAACCCCGGGATGGCCGAGCTCGGGCCGACCGTCCCGATCGCGGTCCACGACCTGGAGGGCCTGGCGCGGTACGCGTCCGAGCACGAGGTGGATCTCACCGTCGTGGGACCGGAGGTCCCGCTCGTCGCCGGGATCGTCGATCTGTTCTCGGCGCGTGGCCTGAGGGTCTTCGGTCCCCGGGCGTCGGCCGCGCGCATCGAGGGCAGCAAGGTCTGGTGCCGCGAACTGGCCGAGCGGTACGGGGTCCCGATGGCGCGCGGGCGGTCGTTCGACGCGCCGGAACCGGCGGCCCGGTTCGCGGCCGAGCTCGAGGGTCCGGTCGTGGTGAAGGCGGAAGGCCTCGCCGCAGGCAAGGGCGTGCGGATATGCGCGGACGCGCGGGAGGCGCGCGCGGCGATCGACGAGATCATGCGCGGGCGCCTGTTCGGCGACGCCGGGAGCCGGGTCGTCGTGGAGGAGTACCTGTCCGGACGGGAGACGTCGCTCTTCTGCCTCACCGACGGACACGACGTCGTCGTCCTCGAGCCCGCGCAGGACTACAAGCGCGCGCTCGACGGAGATGGGGGGCTGAACACCGGAGGCATGGGCTCCTACTCTCCGGTCCCCTGGCTGCCGGCCGAGGTCCGGGAGCGCGCGGTGAACGAGATCGTCCGCCCGCTCCTGGACGGGCTGGCCGCCGAGGGAGCCGCGTTCACCGGTTGCTTCTACGCGGGGCTGATGGTGGACCACTCCGGGGCGAAGCTCATCGAGGTGAACTGCCGGTTCGGCGACCCGGAGACGCAGGTGCTCATGCCTCGGCTCGAGTCCGACCTGGGGGAGCTTCTCACCGCCTGCGCCGGCGGGTCGCTGGGCGACGCGAAGGTGTCCTGGCGTCCGGACGCCTGCGTCTCGGTCGTCCTCGCGTCCGGTGGTTACCCCGGCGAGTACCGCACGGGGCTCGAGGTCTCCGGCGTGCAGGAGGCGGAGTCGATGGACGGGGTGGCCGTGTTCCACGCCGGCACGTCGCTGGACGGCAGCCGGCTCGTCTCCTCGGGAGGGCGGGTCCTGAACGTCTCCGCCCTCGGGACGGATATCGCGGACGCGCGGTCCCGCGCCTACGCGGCCGCCGCGCTGATCGAGATGGAGGGACAGCACCTAAGGACCGATATCGCCCTGGGCGTGTGA